In one Brassica oleracea var. oleracea cultivar TO1000 chromosome C9, BOL, whole genome shotgun sequence genomic region, the following are encoded:
- the LOC106319432 gene encoding probable receptor-like protein kinase At5g18500 yields MGSGLKSQLSRDSHIFGLEVWEIIGIAVALLIIAILSVLSFCLTSKKKSRRSKTGLPVIQIPQVSKEIKEVRVEHVSANNFAPREGILLTIQDRNNKDSDKVMVHLDMGKKRKNGGGSCSRSGSFHHLEITDKQSESGEELSLNQPSSSSSLYNIATPSPLAGLPESHLGWGHWFTLRDLEIATNRFSKENVIGEGGYGVVYRGDLINGTPVAVKKILNQLGQAEKEFRVEVDAIGHVRNKNLVRLLGYCIEGTHRILVYEYVNNGNLEQWLHGAMRQHGYLTWEARMKVLIGTSKALAYLHEAIEPKVVHRDIKSSNILINDEFNAKVSDFGLAKLLGAGKSHVTTRVMGTFGYVAPEYANTGLLNEKSDVYSFGVLLLEAITGRDPVDYGRPAHEVNLVEWLKMMVGTRRSEEVVDPNIEERPPTRSLKRALLTALRCVDPDSEKRPKMSQVVRMLESEEYPIPREERRRPRTREASMDSDIDMSTPVSRSQSKRR; encoded by the exons ATGGGCAGTGGCCTGAAGAGCCAGCTATCTAGAGATAGCCATATCTTTGGACTAGAGGTTTGGGAAATAATTGGAATAGCTGTTGCATTACTCATCATAGCCATCCTCTCTGTTCTTTCGTTTTGTCTTACTTCGAAAAAGAAATCAAGAAGATCCAAAACTGGTCTTCCTGTTATCCAAATCCCTCAAGTCTCCAAGGAGATCAAAGAAGTGAGAGTCGAGCATGTCTCAGCAAATAACTTTGCTCCTCGTGAAGGCATTCTTCTCACAATTCAGGACAGGAACAACAAAGACTCAGACAAAGTAATGGTTCATTTAGATATGGGGAAGAAGAGAAAGAACGGTGGAGGTAGTTGTAGCCGGTCAGGCTCGTTTCACCATTTAGAGATCACAGATAAACAATCTGAGTCAGGTGAAGAACTTTCTTTAAACCAGCCTTCATCATCATCATCATTGTATAACATTGCAACTCCATCTCCATTGGCTGGTTTGCCTGAGTCTCATCTTGGTTGGGGCCACTGGTTTACCCTGAGAGATCTTGAAATAGCAACTAATAGATTCTCAAAAGAGAATGTTATCGGTGAAGGCGGTTACGGGGTTGTTTACAGAGGAGACTTGATCAATGGAACTCCTGTTGCAGTTAAAAAGATTCTTAATCAGTT GGGGCAAGCAGAGAAAGAGTTCAGAGTTGAGGTTGATGCTATTGGTCATGTGCGTAACAAGAACTTGGTCCGTCTTCTTGGTTACTGCATTGAAGGCACTCACAG GATATTGGTTTACGAGTACGTGAACAATGGAAACTTAGAACAGTGGCTTCACGGAGCAATGAGACAGCATGGATATCTAACGTGGGAAGCTAGGATGAAGGTTCTCATCGGTACATCGAAAGC TCTTGCTTATCTGCATGAAGCAATTGAGCCAAAGGTAGTTCACAGAGACATCAAGTCAAGCAACATACTGATCAATGACGAATTCAATGCAAAGGTTTCAGATTTTGGGCTTGCTAAGTTGCTTGGCGCTGGGAAAAGCCATGTGACAACTCGAGTAATGGGAACATTTGG GTATGTTGCTCCAGAATATGCAAATACAGGGTTGTTAAATGAAAAGAGTGATGTCTATAGCTTTGGTGTTTTGCTCTTAGAAGCAATCACAGGAAGAGACCCTGTGGATTATGGCCGTCCTGCTCATGAG GTGAACCTAGTGGAATGGTTGAAGATGATGGTCGGAACGAGAAGATCAGAAGAAGTAGTGGATCCAAACATAGAGGAAAGACCACCAACAAGATCATTGAAACGAGCCCTTTTGACGGCTCTGAGATGCGTCGATCCAGATTCCGAGAAACGGCCAAAAATGAGCCAGGTTGTGCGGATGCTTGAGTCCGAAGAATATCCCATTCCAAGAGAG GAACGAAGGCGTCCAAGAACACGAGAGGCGAGCATGGACTCAGACATTGACATGAGTACACCAGTTTCAAGATCACAGAGCAAGAGACGATAA